In Bacteroidia bacterium, a genomic segment contains:
- the xseA gene encoding exodeoxyribonuclease VII large subunit has translation MNTPQPETWSVSEVTAYIKHLLEDDPALHGVNVSGEASNITYHRSGHVYFSVKDKDAQLNCVMFRANAIQSVRIQEGDQIVVTGELTVYAPRGNYQMVVRAVKKAGLGDLFQKFVELKERLQKEGLFDVSRKKPIPFFPETIAVITSPTGAAIKDILQTLERRYNRLKVIVIPTTVQGEQGARSIIKSLQRAQTTGADVIILARGGGSIEDLWNFNEESVARAVAASSIPVISGVGHESDITIVDFVADVRASTPTAAAERAVPEKAAVLATLDEYERQIRHSLRYFIDFKRQVLDDYGNRLEQAIRQTVRNKRHELDLLQATLRGLDVTDLLQKGYTLTLKDGEIQKDSSNIQPGDRIETVFAKGRVQSEVVKE, from the coding sequence ATGAATACTCCCCAGCCGGAAACCTGGTCGGTTAGCGAAGTTACAGCTTATATCAAACACCTCCTCGAAGATGACCCCGCATTGCACGGGGTCAATGTCTCCGGGGAGGCTTCTAATATTACCTACCATCGGTCAGGCCATGTATATTTTAGCGTGAAAGACAAAGACGCACAGTTGAACTGCGTCATGTTTCGCGCGAATGCCATACAGTCGGTGCGGATTCAGGAAGGCGATCAGATTGTGGTTACAGGCGAATTGACCGTCTATGCCCCAAGGGGCAACTACCAGATGGTGGTAAGGGCTGTAAAAAAAGCGGGCCTGGGTGATCTTTTTCAAAAGTTTGTCGAACTGAAAGAGCGACTACAGAAAGAAGGATTATTCGATGTTTCCCGGAAAAAACCCATTCCTTTTTTTCCCGAAACCATTGCCGTCATTACAAGTCCGACCGGTGCGGCCATCAAAGATATCCTGCAGACCCTGGAGAGGCGTTACAACCGGCTGAAGGTGATTGTGATCCCGACTACAGTGCAGGGAGAGCAGGGGGCCCGATCTATTATAAAGAGCCTTCAGCGGGCACAGACAACCGGCGCGGATGTGATTATCCTCGCCAGGGGCGGCGGGTCAATCGAAGATCTTTGGAATTTTAATGAAGAGTCGGTGGCCCGTGCGGTAGCGGCTTCTTCCATCCCTGTCATTTCCGGGGTTGGGCATGAGAGCGATATTACGATCGTAGATTTTGTGGCTGATGTACGAGCTTCAACTCCTACAGCGGCAGCGGAGCGGGCGGTACCGGAGAAGGCAGCCGTATTGGCGACCCTCGATGAATATGAACGACAGATTCGCCACAGCCTTCGGTATTTTATTGACTTTAAAAGGCAGGTACTCGACGATTATGGCAATCGGTTGGAGCAGGCAATCCGCCAGACTGTACGCAACAAACGCCATGAACTGGATCTCCTTCAGGCTACTTTGCGTGGACTGGATGTCACAGACCTTTTGCAAAAAGGTTATACCCTTACGCTTAAAGACGGCGAAATCCAGAAGGATAGTAGCAACATCCAGCCGGGAGACCGAATAGAGACAGTCTTTGCCAAAGGGCGGGTCCAGTCAGAGGTTGTGAAAGAGTAA
- the xseB gene encoding exodeoxyribonuclease VII small subunit, with protein MEEKFSLEEKLAEIRALVEKMQKGISDFDKQVELFQKGNRLIESCRAYLDTAEIEIEKLMEES; from the coding sequence ATGGAAGAAAAATTTTCGCTGGAAGAAAAACTTGCCGAGATCAGAGCATTGGTAGAAAAAATGCAAAAAGGTATCTCAGACTTCGACAAACAGGTCGAATTGTTTCAGAAAGGCAATCGCCTGATAGAATCATGCAGAGCGTATCTCGATACCGCCGAAATAGAGATTGAAAAACTCATGGAGGAATCCTGA
- a CDS encoding DUF3127 domain-containing protein codes for MNIKGTLYKKYDAVQVSDRFKKREFVLEYKDNPLYPQYISFQLTQDRCDLMESYREGDALDVEFNIRGREWTSPQGEVKYFTTLEAWRLSPVQATTQSGGFEPTPTPPPDALNVSDLQDEDDLPF; via the coding sequence ATGAACATCAAGGGAACGCTTTACAAAAAGTATGACGCCGTTCAGGTATCAGATCGCTTTAAAAAAAGAGAGTTTGTTCTGGAGTACAAGGACAATCCGCTTTATCCGCAGTATATCTCTTTCCAACTGACGCAGGATCGCTGCGATTTGATGGAATCATACCGGGAGGGAGATGCACTCGACGTGGAGTTTAATATCAGAGGCAGAGAGTGGACCAGCCCACAAGGCGAAGTGAAGTATTTTACTACGCTTGAAGCCTGGCGTCTCAGCCCGGTACAGGCTACAACTCAGAGCGGCGGTTTTGAACCTACGCCTACACCGCCCCCTGACGCGCTGAATGTAAGTGATCTTCAAGATGAAGACGATCTTCCATTCTAA
- a CDS encoding response regulator, with the protein MANYKSVMLVDDNEIDNIINEKIIEANSFADNILVFQTGQDALDYLAANQDNEAELPEIVFLDINMPIMDGFQFLEDFEKFSEKVLEKCKIIMLSSSISPKDIDRAASSRFVKKYLNKPLNSRYLEAITI; encoded by the coding sequence ATGGCCAATTATAAAAGTGTAATGCTTGTTGACGATAACGAGATCGACAACATTATTAACGAGAAAATTATTGAGGCTAACAGCTTCGCAGATAATATCCTTGTATTCCAGACTGGTCAGGATGCCCTGGATTATCTTGCTGCTAATCAGGACAATGAAGCTGAACTCCCGGAAATCGTATTCCTGGATATTAATATGCCGATCATGGATGGATTCCAGTTCCTGGAAGATTTTGAGAAGTTTTCCGAAAAGGTTCTGGAAAAATGTAAAATCATCATGTTATCTTCATCGATCAGCCCTAAAGACATTGACCGGGCCGCCAGTAGCCGTTTTGTGAAAAAATATCTCAACAAGCCGCTCAATTCCCGGTACCTGGAGGCTATTACCATTTAG
- the ispG gene encoding (E)-4-hydroxy-3-methylbut-2-enyl-diphosphate synthase: protein MDTQKPYCLSPFSYRRIPTREVSIGDTPLGGNNPIRIQSMTTTDTMDTIGTVEQSIRMVEAGCEYVRITAPSKKEAANLAEIKKELRRRGYRVPLVADIHFTPNAAEIAARIVEKVRVNPGNYADKKKFETIEYTDISYQAELERIYERFSPLVKICKEEGTAMRIGTNHGSLSDRIMSRYGDTPMGMVESAMEFVRICEDHGFYNVVISMKASNPQVMVQAYRLLMQQMLEAGQVYPLHLGVTEAGEGEDGRIKSALGISTLLMDGIGDTVRVSLTEDPEHEVPVAKFLVDHALRNAKARKDEILPTFPWNPYTFKRRESSEVLNFGHTQVPRVVADIRHNHSSAAALKEVGYSYIPALDKYNFSDVAADFVFLGDHIPPYELPGGLKKVYNYATWRLLNDRKTSFPVFPSAQSFVESPEKSDSLNFIIVRDETLNETCAWKSSLTNCVLVLSASGTQPAYVWRQQIIRLMENGLNQPIMLKMAAPADSFAWYNDQTLPEYVRISENAKTQLTLAANGSTLLVDGLVDGIWIEEADDCRVRATFGMLQLARLRITKTEYISCPSCGRTLFDLQETTARIRKRTEHLKGVKIGIMGCIVNGPGEMADADYGYVGVGPDKIALYRGQDIVERGVRTADAVDKLIDLIKEDGNWVEPALADQKA from the coding sequence ATGGACACGCAAAAACCTTATTGTCTTTCTCCTTTTTCTTATCGCCGTATTCCCACCCGTGAAGTGTCTATCGGCGATACTCCGCTCGGCGGCAATAACCCCATCCGCATTCAGTCAATGACTACGACTGATACGATGGACACGATCGGGACAGTCGAACAGTCGATCCGGATGGTAGAGGCCGGATGTGAATATGTGCGCATCACCGCACCAAGTAAAAAAGAAGCCGCCAATCTGGCTGAGATAAAAAAAGAACTTCGCCGCAGAGGTTATCGCGTTCCGCTTGTAGCCGATATTCACTTCACACCGAATGCCGCTGAAATCGCAGCAAGAATCGTGGAGAAGGTGCGGGTGAATCCCGGCAATTATGCAGATAAGAAAAAGTTTGAAACGATAGAATACACGGATATTTCTTATCAGGCTGAACTGGAGCGTATCTATGAGCGGTTTTCACCTCTGGTAAAGATCTGTAAAGAAGAGGGAACGGCGATGCGCATTGGCACCAATCACGGTTCGCTTTCTGACCGGATCATGAGCCGCTATGGCGATACCCCCATGGGCATGGTCGAATCTGCGATGGAGTTTGTCCGGATTTGTGAAGACCATGGGTTTTATAATGTTGTCATCTCTATGAAAGCATCCAACCCACAGGTTATGGTACAGGCATACCGCCTGTTGATGCAACAAATGCTGGAAGCCGGGCAGGTTTACCCGCTTCACCTCGGTGTTACCGAGGCCGGTGAAGGCGAAGATGGCCGAATCAAATCTGCGCTGGGAATCTCTACACTTTTGATGGATGGCATCGGCGACACCGTCAGAGTGTCGCTCACCGAAGACCCGGAACACGAAGTGCCTGTAGCAAAGTTTCTCGTCGATCACGCACTCCGTAATGCCAAAGCCAGGAAAGATGAAATTCTGCCGACATTTCCCTGGAACCCTTACACCTTCAAGCGAAGAGAATCTAGCGAAGTACTCAACTTTGGTCATACACAAGTACCTCGTGTCGTTGCAGATATCCGCCATAATCATAGTTCCGCTGCGGCTCTCAAGGAAGTCGGCTACTCTTATATCCCCGCTTTGGATAAATACAACTTCAGCGATGTGGCTGCGGATTTTGTCTTTCTGGGCGATCATATTCCTCCTTACGAATTGCCCGGTGGACTAAAGAAGGTGTATAACTACGCCACATGGCGTCTTCTGAACGATAGGAAAACCAGCTTTCCGGTTTTTCCCTCTGCTCAATCTTTCGTCGAATCACCCGAAAAAAGTGATTCTCTCAATTTCATCATCGTGCGTGATGAAACCCTGAATGAAACCTGTGCATGGAAATCCTCGCTCACAAACTGTGTACTTGTACTCTCTGCTTCGGGAACCCAACCTGCCTATGTATGGCGGCAGCAGATCATTCGCCTGATGGAAAATGGGCTGAATCAGCCGATTATGCTGAAAATGGCAGCTCCGGCAGACTCATTTGCATGGTACAACGATCAGACTCTTCCTGAGTATGTGCGTATCAGTGAAAATGCCAAAACACAGCTTACGTTGGCTGCGAATGGAAGTACGCTCCTGGTCGACGGCCTGGTGGACGGTATCTGGATTGAAGAAGCCGATGATTGCCGGGTAAGAGCAACTTTCGGTATGCTTCAACTTGCCAGGTTGCGTATTACCAAAACGGAGTATATTTCCTGTCCATCCTGTGGCCGTACGCTGTTTGATCTGCAGGAAACAACTGCCCGCATACGAAAACGCACCGAACATTTAAAGGGCGTTAAAATCGGGATTATGGGTTGTATTGTCAACGGACCGGGTGAGATGGCTGATGCCGATTACGGTTATGTGGGAGTCGGACCTGATAAAATTGCCCTTTATCGTGGTCAGGATATTGTCGAAAGAGGCGTGCGCACAGCCGATGCGGTAGATAAACTGATTGACCTCATCAAAGAAGACGGTAATTGGGTAGAGCCTGCACTGGCGGATCAGAAAGCCTGA
- a CDS encoding tail fiber domain-containing protein, which translates to MKHYLFTILLSCVSVFSFAQTRGINYQAVARDNTGAILASQPINVAFLIRSGGTAGTVVYQETFSTNTNAFGLINLEIGAGTPVIGTFEAIDWASDRHFLEVLFNGATAGTQELVSVPYAKVATDMQLGSLTDVNDPGASNGEVLKWNGTEWAPANDAVNDADASTTNEIQSLSLSGTTLSLSLGGGSVVLPSGGGSYSAGTGISISGSNVITNTGDTDASNDITNSTGAGGDLGGLYPNPTVTGIRTVGVSVTLPSNGQVLKYNGSLWAPSADAVNDADASTTNEIQTLSLSGTTLSLSLGGGSVVLPSGGGSYSAGTGISISGANVITNTGDTDASNDITNSTGAGGDLGGLYPNPTVTGIRTVGVSATLPSNGQVLKYNGSLWAPSADAVNDADASTTNEIQTLSLSGTTLSLSLGGGSVVLPSGTSSQWTTSGSNIYYNTGNVGIGDASPLSTFTVGNGDKFQVSGTDGDITFTDDDASIRFPATAAPNSPMIYMFASGTANADRMVIAHSPGFPTWGMEYKDTSDVIFLRSNSARQFSFALSPGNMGIGTESPLWPLDVVGRIRLQSKGTLNNSAGIWFSNLAGTFNRAFFGMSEPDSIIGIYSQHLNKWAIEFEVMREPRIGVNIPAGSPPRAEIHIYHTNFGGSNDGFRLQNEGANSHYWNLYTSNSTGDLEFYKQGIKRATINQTSGAFTAVSDARLKTNISALGAVMPSVMNLQAKTYQYIDGEDRRFFTGFLAQELKDVFPQFVFYGGDDQVLYTVDYGSMSVVALKAIQEQQAEIDDLRQIVKSLQEEIEKLKDK; encoded by the coding sequence ATGAAGCACTATTTGTTTACGATTCTTTTGAGCTGTGTGTCTGTTTTTTCTTTTGCCCAGACAAGAGGCATAAATTATCAGGCAGTAGCACGCGATAACACTGGGGCAATACTGGCCAGCCAACCTATAAATGTGGCTTTTCTGATCCGGTCGGGTGGAACTGCCGGGACGGTTGTTTATCAGGAGACCTTTTCCACTAATACCAATGCCTTTGGATTAATCAACCTTGAAATTGGGGCGGGCACTCCGGTGATTGGTACATTTGAGGCTATCGACTGGGCTTCTGATCGCCATTTTCTGGAAGTGCTGTTCAATGGAGCTACTGCCGGTACGCAGGAACTCGTCTCTGTCCCCTATGCCAAAGTGGCTACGGACATGCAGCTGGGCTCACTCACGGATGTGAATGATCCTGGTGCTTCAAATGGAGAGGTTTTAAAATGGAATGGCACAGAATGGGCACCTGCAAACGATGCAGTCAACGACGCAGACGCAAGCACCACCAATGAGATACAGTCGCTGTCTCTCTCCGGCACAACGTTGAGTTTGTCCCTGGGTGGCGGTTCTGTTGTACTTCCTTCCGGAGGCGGTAGCTATTCCGCAGGTACAGGAATCAGTATCTCCGGCTCCAATGTAATTACCAATACCGGAGACACCGACGCATCCAACGATATTACCAATAGCACAGGGGCAGGTGGAGATTTGGGCGGATTGTATCCCAATCCAACCGTTACGGGAATCCGCACGGTAGGGGTTTCTGTCACTTTACCTTCCAACGGACAGGTGCTGAAATACAATGGCTCGCTTTGGGCACCGTCGGCAGACGCAGTCAACGACGCAGACGCAAGCACCACCAACGAAATCCAGACGCTGTCTCTCTCCGGTACAACGTTGAGTTTGTCCCTGGGTGGCGGTTCTGTTGTACTTCCTTCCGGAGGCGGTAGCTATTCCGCAGGTACAGGAATCAGTATCTCCGGCGCCAACGTAATCACCAATACCGGAGACACCGACGCCTCCAACGATATTACCAATAGCACAGGGGCAGGTGGAGATTTGGGCGGATTGTATCCCAATCCAACCGTTACGGGAATCCGCACGGTAGGGGTTTCTGCCACTTTACCTTCCAACGGGCAGGTGCTGAAATACAATGGCTCGCTTTGGGCACCGTCGGCAGACGCAGTCAACGACGCAGACGCAAGCACCACCAACGAAATCCAAACGCTGTCTCTCTCCGGCACAACGTTGAGTTTGTCCCTCGGCGGCGGTTCTGTTGTACTTCCTTCCGGAACCAGCAGTCAGTGGACCACCAGCGGATCCAATATTTACTACAATACCGGCAATGTGGGGATTGGCGATGCCTCCCCGCTTTCGACTTTTACAGTGGGTAATGGCGATAAATTTCAGGTAAGTGGTACAGATGGCGATATTACCTTTACTGATGATGATGCAAGTATTCGGTTTCCCGCCACAGCCGCTCCCAATAGCCCGATGATCTATATGTTTGCATCCGGTACAGCCAATGCTGACCGTATGGTAATTGCACATTCACCGGGTTTTCCTACCTGGGGTATGGAATACAAAGATACCTCAGATGTTATTTTTCTCCGTTCCAACAGTGCGAGACAATTTTCCTTTGCGCTAAGTCCTGGTAATATGGGTATAGGAACAGAAAGCCCTTTATGGCCATTGGATGTGGTAGGCCGGATCCGTTTGCAATCCAAAGGAACGCTCAACAACTCCGCGGGTATATGGTTTTCCAACCTTGCAGGCACGTTTAACCGGGCATTTTTTGGTATGTCGGAGCCTGATTCAATAATAGGTATTTACAGTCAGCATTTGAATAAATGGGCGATCGAATTTGAGGTGATGCGCGAGCCCCGTATTGGGGTGAATATCCCTGCCGGTTCGCCCCCCCGTGCAGAAATACATATTTACCATACCAATTTCGGCGGATCCAATGATGGGTTTCGTCTCCAGAATGAAGGCGCCAACAGTCACTATTGGAACCTGTACACATCCAATAGTACCGGAGATCTTGAGTTTTACAAACAAGGAATCAAACGCGCGACTATCAATCAAACTTCCGGTGCGTTTACCGCTGTTTCTGATGCACGTCTCAAAACCAATATCAGTGCGCTGGGAGCAGTTATGCCTTCTGTCATGAACCTTCAGGCCAAAACCTATCAGTATATTGACGGGGAGGACCGGAGATTTTTTACCGGTTTCCTGGCACAGGAGCTTAAAGACGTTTTTCCCCAGTTTGTATTTTATGGAGGCGATGACCAGGTGCTTTATACCGTAGATTATGGAAGTATGAGTGTGGTTGCACTAAAAGCAATTCAGGAACAGCAGGCTGAAATTGACGATTTACGGCAAATAGTGAAAAGTTTGCAGGAGGAAATCGAAAAGCTGAAAGACAAGTAG
- a CDS encoding DEAD/DEAH box helicase, which translates to MSFENLGLIEPIQRALKTEGYIKPTPIQEQSIPIILDRKDLLGCAQTGTGKTAAFSIPILQILHEQKQNETRRDRHIKALIVTPTRELAIQIDESIQAYGRFTGLTHSVIFGGVSQRPQLSALQRGVDILVATPGRLLDLVNQGYINLSHLAILVLDEADRMLDMGFIHDVKKILALVPPKRQSLFFSATMPPAIVKLAGTILQNPVKVEVNPIASTAEKVQQSVYFVDKDKKGPLLIHVLSGPEVSSALIFTRTKYGADKLATFLNRAGVKSDAIHGNKSQEARQKALNNFKKGKTRVLVATDIASRGIDVDDLSHVINYEIPNVPDTYVHRIGRTGRAGAEGIALSFCDSEEMVYLRDIHKLIDQTVPVVEDHPFPMMKKMSMKPAPSPKQKRNNFSPGKRRKVYGRVS; encoded by the coding sequence ATATCTTTTGAAAATCTCGGGCTTATTGAGCCCATCCAAAGGGCTTTAAAAACCGAAGGTTACATTAAGCCAACTCCTATCCAGGAACAATCTATCCCGATCATACTTGACAGAAAAGACTTGTTAGGCTGTGCTCAGACAGGAACCGGAAAAACCGCAGCTTTCTCTATTCCGATTCTGCAGATTTTGCATGAACAAAAGCAAAATGAAACGAGACGGGACCGCCATATCAAAGCACTGATTGTTACGCCGACCCGCGAACTCGCTATCCAAATTGATGAAAGTATTCAAGCTTATGGTCGTTTTACCGGCCTGACGCATTCCGTAATTTTTGGTGGTGTTTCGCAAAGACCCCAGCTGAGTGCCCTCCAGAGAGGGGTAGATATCCTCGTGGCAACACCGGGGCGTTTACTCGATCTGGTAAATCAGGGTTATATCAACCTTAGCCATCTGGCTATACTCGTCCTCGATGAGGCTGACCGTATGCTGGACATGGGCTTTATCCATGATGTGAAAAAAATTCTGGCATTGGTGCCGCCTAAAAGACAATCTTTGTTCTTTTCCGCGACCATGCCACCTGCCATTGTAAAACTTGCAGGTACCATTCTTCAAAATCCTGTGAAAGTTGAGGTTAATCCTATCGCTTCCACGGCAGAGAAAGTGCAGCAGTCTGTTTATTTTGTAGATAAAGACAAAAAAGGCCCGCTTCTCATTCACGTGTTGAGTGGCCCGGAAGTATCGTCCGCGTTGATCTTTACCCGTACCAAATATGGCGCAGATAAGCTGGCAACATTTCTCAATCGCGCTGGTGTGAAGTCTGATGCCATTCACGGCAATAAATCTCAGGAGGCGCGCCAAAAAGCCCTGAATAATTTTAAGAAGGGGAAAACCCGTGTGCTCGTAGCGACAGATATCGCTTCCAGAGGAATTGATGTGGATGATTTATCACACGTCATCAATTACGAAATTCCCAATGTGCCCGACACGTATGTACACCGTATCGGTCGTACAGGTAGAGCCGGAGCAGAAGGTATCGCTTTATCTTTTTGTGATTCGGAGGAAATGGTTTATCTCAGAGATATTCACAAACTGATTGACCAGACGGTACCCGTAGTGGAGGACCATCCTTTTCCGATGATGAAAAAGATGTCGATGAAACCGGCGCCCTCGCCTAAACAAAAAAGAAACAACTTTTCCCCCGGAAAACGCAGAAAGGTGTACGGAAGAGTATCCTGA